The following proteins are co-located in the uncultured Tolumonas sp. genome:
- the dusA gene encoding tRNA dihydrouridine(20/20a) synthase DusA yields MLNPAPSFDSVSAYSLNRFSIAPMLDWTDRHCRYFHRLLTKNTLLYTEMVTTGAILFGKGEYLQYSPEEHPLSLQLGGSEPADLARCAKIAEARGYDEINLNVGCPSDRVQNGRFGACLMASAQLVADCVAAMRAEVNIPVTVKTRIGIDDFDSYEFLCNFIETVQGSGCDTFVVHARKAWLSGLSPKENREIPPLDYERVYQLKRDYPHLTIAINGGVTDLQQAKQHLQYVDGVMVGREAYQNPYMLAQVDAELFADHHPVLTRHDVVMQMLPYIDAHLSSGAGALSHITRHMLGLFQGVPGARAWRRHLSENAPRKGADTSVVLAALKHVQECDLSD; encoded by the coding sequence ATGCTCAATCCGGCCCCATCGTTTGATAGCGTTTCCGCTTATTCTCTCAATCGTTTTTCCATCGCCCCGATGCTGGATTGGACTGATCGACATTGCCGTTATTTCCATCGTTTGTTGACCAAAAACACCTTGCTCTATACCGAGATGGTTACCACAGGGGCGATCCTGTTTGGTAAAGGCGAGTATCTGCAATACAGCCCGGAAGAACATCCGTTATCGTTGCAACTGGGTGGTTCTGAACCTGCTGATTTAGCGCGTTGTGCCAAAATTGCGGAAGCGCGCGGTTATGATGAAATTAATCTGAATGTGGGGTGCCCATCAGACCGCGTGCAAAATGGTCGCTTTGGCGCTTGTCTGATGGCCTCTGCGCAGCTGGTTGCTGATTGTGTCGCTGCGATGCGGGCGGAAGTGAATATTCCGGTGACGGTGAAAACCCGTATTGGCATTGATGACTTCGATTCCTATGAATTTCTGTGCAATTTTATTGAAACCGTGCAAGGTTCGGGTTGTGATACCTTTGTGGTGCATGCACGTAAGGCTTGGCTGAGTGGCTTAAGCCCGAAAGAAAACCGTGAAATTCCACCGCTGGATTATGAACGGGTGTATCAGCTGAAGCGTGATTATCCGCATCTGACGATTGCCATTAATGGTGGTGTTACCGATCTACAGCAAGCTAAACAGCATCTGCAATACGTTGATGGTGTGATGGTAGGGCGTGAGGCTTATCAAAACCCCTATATGCTGGCGCAAGTGGATGCGGAATTATTTGCAGATCATCATCCGGTGCTAACTCGACATGACGTTGTTATGCAGATGCTGCCGTATATTGATGCTCATTTAAGCAGTGGTGCCGGCGCCTTGTCACACATCACCCGACATATGCTGGGCCTGTTCCAAGGTGTACCGGGGGCTCGCGCCTGGCGTCGCCATCTTAGCGAAAATGCGCCACGGAAAGGTGCCGATACCTCGGTGGTGTTGGCGGCCTTAAAACATGTGCAGGAATGTGATCTTTCTGACTAA
- the csrA gene encoding carbon storage regulator CsrA encodes MLILTRRVGETLMIGDEVTVTVLGVKGNQVRIGVNAPKDVSVHREEIYMRIQAEKDNDNEPQSY; translated from the coding sequence ATGCTGATTCTGACTCGCCGTGTAGGCGAAACCTTGATGATCGGTGATGAAGTCACAGTAACCGTCCTGGGTGTTAAAGGTAATCAGGTTCGGATTGGTGTGAATGCACCGAAGGACGTTTCCGTTCATCGTGAAGAGATTTATATGCGCATTCAGGCTGAAAAAGACAATGACAATGAGCCGCAGTCTTATTGA
- a CDS encoding HAD family phosphatase, producing the protein MNLRGVVFDFNGVLLWDTHLHEQAWQLFSERLRGRAFTHEEMDRHVHGRNNRHTLTYLSGHELTPTELNSLIEQKEHTYHELAIAAGAEYCFSPGAVALLEQLQQRQIPFTIATASPKLNVDFYYQQLDLARWFDPAKLVFDDGSRPGKPDPALFLAAAAQINVPFTECLLIEDSLSGLEAARRGGAGYIVALGPKEKHASLSSVVGVHQVIAQLDELDVAALFG; encoded by the coding sequence ATGAACTTGCGTGGTGTGGTTTTTGATTTTAATGGCGTATTGCTGTGGGATACGCATTTGCATGAACAAGCATGGCAGCTTTTTTCTGAACGGCTGCGTGGCAGAGCATTCACACATGAAGAGATGGATCGGCATGTTCATGGCCGGAATAATCGCCACACTTTAACTTATCTATCGGGACATGAATTAACGCCAACTGAACTCAACTCGTTGATAGAACAAAAAGAACATACCTATCATGAGCTGGCAATTGCTGCTGGCGCTGAATATTGTTTTTCACCGGGGGCCGTTGCGCTGTTAGAGCAACTGCAACAGCGTCAGATCCCGTTCACTATCGCTACCGCTTCTCCCAAATTAAACGTCGATTTTTATTATCAGCAGCTGGATTTAGCGCGTTGGTTTGATCCTGCTAAACTGGTTTTTGATGACGGTTCACGCCCGGGAAAACCAGATCCGGCGTTATTTTTGGCTGCGGCGGCGCAAATTAACGTGCCATTTACAGAATGCCTACTGATTGAAGATTCATTGTCTGGCTTGGAAGCGGCTAGGCGTGGTGGTGCCGGTTACATTGTGGCACTCGGCCCGAAAGAAAAACATGCGTCATTAAGTTCAGTCGTAGGTGTGCATCAGGTTATTGCACAGTTGGATGAGCTGGATGTTGCCGCTTTGTTTGGTTAA
- the lnt gene encoding apolipoprotein N-acyltransferase — MKWNNSDGFNRPSSQRALWGALLSGLLCGAAFAPLNWWPLAFVAMFGLLASLHQQTAGRAFRLTWLFAMAMNLPSLWWIHVSMTQFGGISLPVAFVLVAILCAYLSLYPAIAAALLNRFFPKAGATRLLLAFPALWLISDWSMGHVMTGFPWMWLGYSQVDNWLAGFAPLFGVQSVTLAVVWCAAACLLCWQQRRILWLLLPPLLFVTGYGLQQKVWTQPGKPVNFALAQGNIPQSSKWDPNFIKPTLLRYIDLTRESKGADIIIWPESAVPALENDMREFMTNMDDAMRSQKAGFITGIQYYDQSLDRYYNGVVATGLMDKEGKLSYQYGQGNRWYKHHLLPIGEFVPFGDLLRPIAPFFDLPMSSFSRGDAVQENLLAGGYKFATSICYEMEYSDELRQNIHEDTQFIVNVSNDSWFGTSGGPWQHMEIARMRAIEFGKPVVRATNSGVTVAFDHQGKTIAMLPQFEQKVLRADVAPTTGITPYTRWGSLPLIGFCIAGLVIALWQQNRKRARYL; from the coding sequence ATGAAGTGGAATAATTCTGACGGGTTTAATCGCCCTTCGTCGCAACGCGCTCTCTGGGGCGCGTTGCTGTCTGGTTTGCTCTGTGGCGCCGCCTTTGCACCATTGAATTGGTGGCCATTGGCGTTTGTGGCCATGTTCGGTTTATTGGCCTCACTACATCAGCAAACCGCTGGCCGGGCATTCCGCCTGACCTGGTTGTTTGCGATGGCGATGAATCTGCCTAGCCTTTGGTGGATCCACGTCAGCATGACGCAATTTGGGGGAATATCTCTGCCTGTTGCGTTTGTGCTGGTCGCCATCCTCTGCGCTTATCTTTCTTTATACCCCGCTATCGCTGCGGCACTTCTCAACCGCTTCTTTCCCAAAGCGGGAGCTACCCGTCTGTTATTGGCATTTCCGGCGTTATGGTTGATCAGCGACTGGAGCATGGGCCATGTGATGACCGGTTTCCCGTGGATGTGGCTGGGTTATTCGCAGGTCGACAATTGGCTAGCTGGGTTTGCCCCTTTGTTTGGTGTACAGAGCGTCACGCTGGCCGTGGTGTGGTGTGCAGCCGCGTGTCTGTTGTGCTGGCAACAACGCCGAATTTTATGGTTACTTCTGCCGCCCTTGCTGTTTGTCACCGGTTACGGTCTACAACAAAAAGTCTGGACACAACCCGGCAAGCCGGTCAATTTTGCGCTCGCACAAGGCAACATTCCACAATCATCGAAGTGGGACCCTAATTTCATCAAACCAACCCTGCTTCGCTATATTGATCTGACCCGCGAAAGCAAAGGTGCCGATATCATCATCTGGCCGGAATCCGCCGTTCCAGCACTGGAAAATGACATGCGCGAATTCATGACCAATATGGATGATGCCATGCGCAGTCAGAAAGCCGGTTTTATTACCGGCATTCAATATTATGATCAGTCGCTGGATCGCTATTATAACGGTGTGGTAGCAACCGGCCTGATGGATAAGGAAGGCAAACTCAGTTATCAATATGGTCAAGGTAACCGCTGGTATAAACATCATCTATTACCGATCGGTGAGTTTGTGCCATTTGGCGATTTGCTCCGCCCTATCGCGCCATTTTTTGATCTGCCAATGTCATCGTTTTCTCGCGGTGATGCCGTGCAGGAAAACCTGTTAGCCGGTGGCTATAAGTTTGCAACCTCCATTTGTTATGAAATGGAATACTCTGATGAGTTACGCCAGAATATTCATGAAGACACACAATTTATTGTGAATGTATCGAATGACAGCTGGTTTGGTACCTCGGGCGGCCCGTGGCAACACATGGAAATCGCCCGGATGCGCGCGATTGAATTTGGTAAACCCGTTGTCCGCGCCACCAATAGTGGTGTTACCGTGGCATTTGACCATCAGGGCAAAACCATTGCCATGCTGCCACAATTTGAGCAGAAAGTGCTGCGTGCCGATGTTGCACCAACCACAGGCATCACGCCCTATACGCGTTGGGGCTCTCTGCCGCTGATTGGTTTTTGTATTGCGGGGCTTGTCATCGCACTCTGGCAGCAAAACCGTAAGCGCGCTCGTTACTTATAA
- the dnaB gene encoding replicative DNA helicase — MPATSSNKKDQNVEQLKLPPHSFEAEQSVLGGLLLDNQAWDRVSERVVEQDFYSRPHRLIFQSMSRLVEKGRPIDLITLQEELEQHEQLDAVGGFAYLVEIARITPSAANISAYADIVRERAVVREMISVAHEIAESGYDTQGRDAADLLDLAETKVFKIAEQRSSSSEGPQPLKVLLEKTVDKIEALFHKPHNGITGVSSGYTDLDKMTTGFQPSDLIIVAARPSMGKTTFAMNLCEHAALTSDKPVLIFSLEMPSEQIIMRMLASLGRIEQGRVRTGQLDDDDWGRLSSTMGLLLEKGQLYIDDASALTPTEVRSRARRVAREHGGLSMIMIDYLQLMRVPSLSENRTLEIAEISRSLKALAKELQIPVIALSQLNRSLEQRADKRPVNSDLRESGSIEQDADLIMFIYRDEVYHDDSAEKGIAEIIIGKQRNGPIGKVRLTFQGQYSRFDNYAGPAFNDDY; from the coding sequence ATGCCCGCCACGTCATCCAATAAAAAAGATCAGAATGTAGAACAACTCAAGTTGCCGCCACACTCTTTCGAAGCGGAGCAATCGGTGCTGGGCGGTCTGTTATTAGATAATCAGGCTTGGGACCGGGTCAGTGAGCGGGTGGTTGAACAGGATTTTTATAGCCGGCCGCACCGTCTGATTTTTCAATCAATGAGCCGCTTGGTTGAAAAAGGCAGACCAATTGATTTGATCACCTTGCAAGAAGAGCTGGAACAACATGAACAGCTGGATGCCGTTGGTGGTTTCGCTTACCTCGTTGAAATTGCTCGTATAACACCGAGTGCGGCTAATATCAGTGCCTATGCAGATATCGTGCGTGAACGCGCGGTAGTGCGGGAAATGATTTCGGTTGCGCATGAGATTGCTGAATCTGGTTATGATACGCAAGGGCGTGATGCAGCGGATCTGCTCGATCTGGCGGAAACCAAGGTATTTAAAATCGCGGAACAGCGCTCCAGCAGTTCGGAAGGACCGCAACCGCTGAAGGTGCTATTGGAAAAAACCGTCGATAAGATTGAGGCGTTGTTTCATAAGCCACACAACGGTATTACCGGGGTTTCCAGCGGTTACACCGACTTGGATAAAATGACCACCGGTTTTCAACCTTCAGATCTGATTATCGTTGCCGCTCGTCCTTCCATGGGCAAAACGACATTTGCGATGAACCTGTGTGAACACGCAGCCCTCACCAGTGATAAACCCGTTTTAATTTTTTCTCTGGAAATGCCTTCCGAACAGATCATTATGAGAATGTTGGCCTCTTTGGGCCGCATTGAACAGGGGCGTGTGCGTACCGGTCAATTGGATGACGATGATTGGGGACGGCTGTCATCAACGATGGGGTTATTACTGGAAAAAGGGCAGCTCTATATCGATGATGCATCTGCACTGACTCCCACCGAAGTGCGCTCGCGTGCTCGCCGTGTGGCACGTGAACATGGCGGTCTGAGTATGATCATGATCGACTACCTGCAATTGATGCGCGTACCGTCGCTTAGTGAAAACCGTACGCTGGAAATTGCTGAGATCTCGCGTTCATTAAAAGCTTTGGCGAAAGAACTGCAAATTCCGGTCATTGCTTTATCACAGCTAAACCGTAGCCTTGAGCAACGAGCAGACAAACGCCCGGTAAACTCCGATCTGCGTGAATCCGGCTCTATCGAGCAGGATGCCGACTTGATCATGTTTATTTACCGCGACGAAGTTTATCACGATGACAGTGCAGAAAAGGGCATTGCCGAAATCATCATCGGGAAACAGCGTAATGGCCCGATCGGTAAGGTGCGTCTGACCTTTCAGGGGCAGTATTCCCGTTTCGACAATTATGCCGGCCCCGCGTTTAACGACGATTATTAA
- a CDS encoding chemotaxis protein CheX, which translates to MRAEFVNPFLLSLMNVMSTMAQLELKPGAPRKKSDDVARGDVSGLIGMVGPQTKGSFSITFDKALALEVMRRMLGEAPSTINEEVTDMVGEITNMVTGGAKRILGEKGYDFDMATPIVVSGANHTISHKGNAPKILMPFECEFGNATIEICFE; encoded by the coding sequence ATGCGCGCAGAATTTGTTAATCCGTTTCTGTTATCGTTGATGAACGTGATGAGCACCATGGCTCAGCTCGAACTAAAACCGGGTGCCCCGCGGAAGAAGAGTGATGATGTCGCCAGAGGTGACGTTTCTGGGCTGATCGGCATGGTAGGCCCTCAAACCAAGGGCTCATTTTCCATTACTTTTGATAAAGCTTTGGCTCTCGAAGTGATGCGCAGAATGCTTGGTGAAGCACCGAGTACTATCAATGAAGAAGTCACTGACATGGTCGGTGAAATTACCAATATGGTAACCGGTGGCGCCAAGCGTATTCTGGGTGAAAAAGGCTATGATTTTGATATGGCCACACCAATTGTAGTTTCTGGTGCTAACCACACCATCAGCCACAAAGGTAATGCGCCAAAGATCCTGATGCCATTTGAGTGCGAATTCGGTAACGCGACTATTGAGATCTGTTTTGAGTGA
- the corC gene encoding CNNM family magnesium/cobalt transport protein CorC (CorC(YbeX) belongs to the Cyclin M Mg2+ Exporter (CNNM) family, and was characterized as belonging to a set of three proteins, at least one of which must be present for CorA to function.), whose translation MSDEHPHSSHGSPRKKWLERLSHLFQGEPKDRNDLVEVIQDAEERDVIDEDTKEMIEGVLEVSELRVRDIMIPRTQMITIRRDQPVSAFLPMIIRSAHSRFPVISDDKDHVDGILLAKDLLPYGFGLTAEPFDFEKTLRPAVVVPESKRVDRLLKEFQQQRYHMAIVVDEFGSVSGLVTIEDILELIVGEIEDEYDELSTDQPSIRALDERRFTLNALTPIEEFNEHFGSHFSDDDVDTIGGIVMHGFGHLPKRGDSIELSGFVFKILQVDRRRLIQLQVTIPEQRSNNEVE comes from the coding sequence ATGAGTGATGAGCACCCTCACAGTAGTCACGGTTCACCGCGAAAAAAATGGCTGGAACGCTTAAGCCATCTGTTTCAGGGTGAGCCGAAAGATCGTAACGATCTGGTTGAAGTAATACAGGATGCGGAAGAACGCGACGTCATCGATGAAGATACCAAAGAGATGATCGAAGGCGTGTTGGAAGTCTCCGAACTGCGCGTACGCGATATCATGATCCCTCGTACGCAAATGATCACCATTCGTCGTGATCAGCCGGTATCGGCCTTTTTACCGATGATCATCCGCTCCGCGCATTCCCGTTTTCCGGTGATCAGTGACGATAAAGATCATGTCGATGGTATTTTGCTGGCCAAAGATCTGTTGCCGTATGGTTTTGGCTTAACCGCGGAACCGTTTGATTTCGAAAAAACCCTACGCCCTGCGGTGGTGGTGCCAGAAAGTAAGCGCGTCGATCGACTGCTAAAAGAGTTTCAGCAACAACGCTATCATATGGCGATTGTGGTCGATGAGTTTGGCAGTGTTTCTGGTCTGGTAACGATCGAAGATATTCTGGAACTGATCGTGGGCGAAATCGAAGACGAATATGACGAGCTATCGACCGATCAACCCTCGATCCGCGCGCTGGATGAACGCCGTTTTACACTCAATGCGTTGACGCCAATCGAAGAATTCAACGAGCATTTTGGTAGCCATTTTAGCGACGATGACGTCGATACCATTGGCGGCATCGTCATGCACGGTTTTGGCCACCTGCCCAAACGAGGTGATAGCATCGAGCTGTCAGGGTTTGTCTTCAAGATCCTGCAGGTTGATCGTCGCCGTCTGATCCAATTACAAGTGACCATTCCTGAACAGCGATCTAATAATGAAGTGGAATAA
- the ybeY gene encoding rRNA maturation RNase YbeY, whose amino-acid sequence MSITLDLQLACADSSGLPSEAQFQQWLDTAILPFQQEAEVTIRIVDEAESNDLNLTYRGKDKPTNVLSFPFECPPGVEDFPLLGDLIICRQVVEQEASEQQKTLESHWAHMVIHGSLHLLGYDHIEDDEAEEMEALEKEFMQALNYPDPYKDDEI is encoded by the coding sequence ATGAGCATCACGCTTGATCTGCAGTTAGCTTGTGCTGACAGCAGCGGCTTGCCATCAGAAGCGCAATTTCAGCAATGGCTGGATACCGCCATTTTACCGTTTCAGCAAGAAGCGGAAGTGACGATCCGCATTGTTGACGAAGCCGAAAGCAATGATCTGAACCTCACCTATCGTGGCAAAGATAAACCGACCAATGTGCTGTCGTTTCCCTTCGAATGCCCGCCGGGCGTGGAAGATTTTCCGCTGTTAGGTGATTTAATCATTTGCCGGCAAGTGGTAGAACAAGAAGCCAGCGAGCAACAAAAAACGCTGGAATCGCACTGGGCCCACATGGTGATCCACGGCAGCTTGCATTTACTCGGTTATGACCATATAGAAGATGATGAAGCCGAAGAGATGGAAGCGTTGGAAAAAGAATTCATGCAAGCGCTGAATTATCCTGACCCTTATAAAGATGATGAAATTTAA
- the alr gene encoding alanine racemase, which produces MKGATAQIDSQALQHNLAVVRSQIPANTKVVAVVKANAYGHGLVQVAKTLSSADAYAVARLEEALILRSSGIVKPIIMLEGFFSADDLPVLAANNLQTAVHTGEQLQALEQMTLPNPVTVWVKLDTGMHRLGVRPEEVEAFCARLAKCKNVVQPFNFITHFSCADELDNLATAKQIELFNQLTKNYPGQRSLASSAGIMEWHDAHADWIRPGIMLYGASPFEGKTGIDHGLRPVMTVKTNLIAVRVLKQGEPVGYGAKWVSPRDTKIGVVAIGYGDGYPRMAPSGVPVLVNGRIVPLVGRVSMDMLTVDLGPDAVDQVGDDVTLWGEGLAVETVAEAIGTIPYELITKLTPRVIMEYK; this is translated from the coding sequence ATGAAGGGTGCAACGGCGCAGATTGATTCTCAGGCATTACAACACAATCTTGCGGTAGTCCGATCTCAGATCCCGGCGAACACGAAAGTGGTTGCCGTAGTCAAAGCGAATGCTTACGGCCACGGTTTGGTGCAAGTGGCAAAAACCTTGTCTTCTGCCGATGCTTATGCAGTAGCCCGTTTGGAAGAAGCGCTGATCTTGCGTTCCAGTGGGATCGTGAAACCGATCATCATGCTGGAAGGTTTTTTCAGTGCCGATGATCTGCCTGTGTTGGCAGCGAATAATCTGCAAACCGCGGTGCACACCGGAGAACAATTGCAGGCATTGGAACAAATGACGTTGCCAAACCCGGTAACCGTTTGGGTAAAACTGGATACCGGTATGCATCGGTTGGGAGTGCGCCCGGAAGAGGTGGAGGCATTCTGTGCTCGGTTGGCAAAATGTAAAAATGTAGTGCAGCCTTTTAATTTTATTACCCATTTCAGCTGTGCTGATGAGTTGGATAATCTGGCCACCGCAAAACAGATTGAGCTGTTTAATCAACTGACCAAGAATTATCCGGGGCAACGTTCATTAGCCAGTTCTGCGGGGATCATGGAATGGCATGACGCGCATGCGGATTGGATCCGACCTGGCATCATGTTGTATGGCGCGTCACCGTTTGAAGGTAAAACCGGGATTGACCATGGTCTACGTCCCGTGATGACGGTGAAAACCAATTTGATTGCAGTACGGGTGTTAAAACAGGGTGAGCCAGTTGGCTATGGGGCAAAATGGGTGTCGCCACGTGATACCAAAATTGGCGTGGTGGCTATTGGCTATGGTGATGGTTACCCGCGGATGGCGCCAAGTGGTGTGCCCGTGTTGGTGAATGGCCGGATTGTACCTTTAGTCGGTCGCGTCTCGATGGATATGTTGACCGTAGATCTGGGACCCGATGCGGTTGATCAAGTCGGTGATGATGTTACGCTGTGGGGTGAGGGGCTGGCGGTTGAAACTGTTGCTGAAGCCATAGGAACCATTCCCTATGAGTTGATCACCAAGCTGACACCACGAGTGATAATGGAATACAAATGA
- the alaS gene encoding alanine--tRNA ligase: protein MQMTTSEIRTAFLEYFRSQGHQVVDSSSLVPHNDPTLLFTNAGMNQFKDVFLGGDVRSYSRATTAQRCVRAGGKHNDLDNVGYTARHHTFFEMLGNFSFGDYFKHDAIRFAWDFLTKVLQLPQEKLLVTVYATDDEAYGIWANEIGVPADRIVRIGDNKGAPYASDNFWQMGDTGPCGPCTEIFYDHGADIWGGPPGSPEEDGDRFIEIWNVVFMQFNRQADGSMEPLPKPSVDTGMGIERVSAIMQGVHSNYEIDIFKTLIQAAAKIVGVTDLENKSLRVIADHIRSCSFLISDGVMPSNEGRGYVLRRIIRRAVRHGRRLGAKDTFFYQLVATLIELMGDACPDLRNQQPVVERVLKQEEEQFVRTLDRGLSLLEEELARLGDAREIPGSVVFKLYDTYGFPADLTADVVRDRGYTIDEAAFQLEMEKQRERAKEASNFAVDYNKQLKIEQSSEFCGYEQTVGQSAITAIYLADESVTTLKTGEQALIVLDHTPFYAESGGQMGDAGLLRAGDALFAVTDTQKIGQAIVHKGFVEQGSFAVGTTVEAVVDAKRRNATALHHSATHLLHAALRNTLGEHVTQKGSQVGPDRLRFDFSHFEGINAAVLRQIEQSVNAEIRKNAAIVTQVMSLDDAKNSGAMALFGEKYGDDVRVVKMNDFSTELCGGTHAGQTGDLGFFKIISESGVAAGVRRIEAVAGEAALAHIHQLGEQLDEAAAIVKADALSVVSKIRQMQERSRLLEREIETLKAKLAAQAGNDLLSQIVQINGQQVLVAQLDGVDAKSLRTTLDDLKNRLQSAVLLLAAVNDDKVSLIAGVTADLTAKVKAGELVNLVAQQVGGKGGGRPDMAQAGGTDVAALPAALKSAQAWLEERL from the coding sequence ATGCAAATGACCACATCAGAGATCCGCACCGCGTTTCTCGAGTATTTCCGTTCTCAGGGACATCAGGTAGTCGATTCCAGCTCTCTGGTGCCACATAACGATCCAACGCTGCTATTCACCAATGCGGGGATGAACCAGTTTAAAGATGTGTTCCTGGGTGGGGACGTGCGTTCTTACTCTCGTGCCACAACAGCCCAGCGTTGTGTGCGTGCGGGTGGTAAACACAACGATCTAGATAACGTTGGTTATACTGCTCGTCACCATACATTTTTTGAAATGTTGGGTAACTTCAGCTTTGGTGATTATTTCAAGCATGATGCGATCCGATTTGCATGGGATTTCCTGACTAAAGTTTTGCAATTACCGCAGGAAAAACTGCTGGTCACTGTGTATGCGACGGATGATGAAGCCTACGGTATTTGGGCTAACGAAATTGGTGTGCCGGCTGATCGTATTGTACGCATTGGTGATAACAAGGGTGCGCCATATGCTTCAGATAACTTCTGGCAGATGGGGGACACTGGTCCTTGTGGCCCATGTACCGAAATTTTCTATGATCATGGCGCTGATATCTGGGGTGGCCCACCGGGTTCACCAGAAGAAGATGGCGACCGTTTTATCGAGATCTGGAACGTCGTATTTATGCAGTTCAACCGTCAGGCCGACGGTTCGATGGAACCACTGCCGAAGCCATCAGTTGATACCGGTATGGGGATCGAACGTGTTTCTGCGATCATGCAAGGTGTGCATTCCAACTACGAAATCGACATTTTCAAGACCCTGATTCAAGCAGCCGCGAAGATTGTTGGCGTGACAGATCTGGAAAACAAATCACTGCGCGTTATTGCTGACCATATCCGCTCTTGCTCATTCCTGATCAGTGATGGTGTCATGCCATCGAATGAAGGTCGTGGTTATGTGCTGCGCCGTATTATCCGTCGAGCTGTCCGTCATGGTCGTCGTCTGGGTGCAAAAGATACCTTCTTTTATCAATTGGTCGCCACCTTGATCGAATTGATGGGCGATGCTTGTCCTGATTTGCGCAATCAACAACCTGTTGTTGAACGCGTATTGAAACAAGAAGAAGAGCAATTTGTTCGCACGCTGGATCGTGGTTTGTCACTGCTGGAAGAAGAATTGGCCCGTTTGGGGGATGCGCGTGAGATCCCTGGTAGCGTGGTTTTCAAACTGTATGACACATACGGTTTCCCTGCAGACTTAACGGCTGATGTGGTACGTGATCGTGGTTATACCATTGATGAAGCAGCCTTCCAGCTGGAAATGGAAAAACAGCGTGAGCGCGCGAAAGAAGCTTCTAATTTCGCCGTAGATTACAACAAACAGCTGAAAATTGAACAATCCAGTGAGTTTTGTGGTTACGAACAGACTGTTGGCCAGTCGGCCATCACTGCCATTTATCTGGCCGATGAATCTGTTACTACATTAAAAACGGGTGAACAAGCGCTGATCGTTTTAGATCACACGCCATTCTATGCTGAATCAGGCGGTCAAATGGGTGATGCTGGTTTACTGCGTGCCGGTGATGCATTGTTTGCTGTGACAGATACCCAGAAAATAGGCCAGGCGATTGTTCATAAAGGTTTTGTTGAACAGGGTAGCTTTGCCGTCGGTACAACAGTAGAAGCCGTAGTGGATGCTAAACGTCGTAATGCGACTGCATTACATCACTCAGCTACTCATCTATTACATGCTGCCTTGCGTAATACACTGGGCGAGCATGTCACACAGAAAGGCTCGCAAGTTGGTCCTGATCGTCTGCGTTTTGACTTCTCGCATTTTGAAGGCATTAATGCAGCAGTATTGCGCCAAATTGAACAGAGCGTGAATGCGGAAATTCGTAAAAATGCTGCCATTGTGACGCAGGTGATGTCGCTGGATGATGCGAAAAATAGCGGTGCGATGGCTCTGTTTGGTGAGAAGTACGGAGATGATGTTCGTGTTGTCAAAATGAACGACTTCTCCACCGAACTGTGTGGTGGTACGCATGCCGGGCAAACCGGTGATCTCGGCTTCTTCAAAATCATCAGTGAAAGCGGCGTTGCGGCTGGTGTTCGTCGTATTGAAGCGGTAGCGGGTGAAGCGGCGTTAGCGCATATTCATCAGTTGGGCGAACAGTTGGATGAAGCGGCGGCCATTGTCAAAGCTGATGCGTTATCCGTGGTGAGCAAAATCCGCCAGATGCAAGAGCGTAGCCGTCTGTTGGAACGAGAAATCGAAACCCTGAAAGCCAAATTAGCGGCTCAAGCCGGTAACGATTTACTGTCTCAGATTGTGCAGATCAATGGCCAGCAAGTGCTGGTGGCACAACTGGATGGCGTGGATGCGAAATCGTTACGTACCACACTGGATGATTTGAAAAACCGTCTGCAATCCGCCGTTCTGTTGCTGGCCGCAGTCAATGACGACAAGGTGAGCCTGATTGCTGGTGTCACCGCCGATTTAACAGCTAAAGTTAAAGCTGGCGAACTGGTTAATCTGGTAGCGCAGCAAGTCGGTGGTAAAGGCGGTGGCCGTCCTGATATGGCACAAGCGGGTGGTACTGATGTTGCTGCATTGCCTGCTGCGCTGAAATCAGCACAAGCCTGGTTGGAAGAACGCCTGTAA